In a single window of the Elaeis guineensis isolate ETL-2024a chromosome 8, EG11, whole genome shotgun sequence genome:
- the LOC140851149 gene encoding uncharacterized protein: protein MCFVCLQHVSRHEGDLEAKCYFARQKLIWEFLERGLKSKIEIPWSHIKGLKVTYPETGDGTLDIEIARPPLFYKETDPQPRKHTKWRPTTDFTGFQASIHRHFLECEQDSLRENMDKIFQCSQRLYFLSQQPEDESKSPYSEPQYSVFADQLQGKDHAFEIMKDGNGSTFSEFCVSGSHLCDTSSISMKSMVPVSVASVPDPVSQEIPSASTGIESQVWSSAGAAEELEEPNWWDQSIWPTAENK from the exons ATGTGCTTTGTTTGCTTACAA CATGTATCAAGACATGAAGGTGATCTAGAGGCTAAGTGCTACTTTGCAAGACAAAAACTTATTTGGGAGTTTCTTGAACGTGGCCTGAAGAGCAAGATTGAAATTCCTTGGTCACATATTAAGGGTCTAAAGGTAACATACCCTGAAACAGGGGATGGAACCCTGGATATAGAG ATAGCTAGGCCACCTCTTTTTTACAAAGAGACCGATCCTCAGCCGAGAAAGCATACCAAATGGCGACCTACTACAGATTTTACTGGCTTCCAGGCGAGTATACACAG GCACTTTCTGGAGTGCGAACAAGACTCGTTAAGGGAGAATATGGACAAGATTTTCCAATGCAGTCAACGTTTATATTTTCTGAGTCAACAACCAGAAGATGAATCCAAATCTCCATACTCTGAACCTCAATACTCTGTTTTTGCTGATCAACTTCAAGGTAAAGATCATGCTTTCGAAATTATGAAGGATGGTAATGGATCCACCTTCTCAGAATTCTGTGTTTCTGGTTCGCATTTGTGTGATACCTCATCAATATCCATGAAGAGCATGGTACCGGTTTCTGTTGCGAGTGTACCAGATCCTGTCTCACAGGAAATTCCTTCAGCCAGCACAG GAATAGAATCCCAAGTATGGAGCAGTGCCGGTGCCGCAGAGGAGTTGGAGGAACCTAATTGGTGGGATCAGTCGATTTGGCCAACCGCAGAGAAtaagtaa